The genomic DNA CTCGTACTGTTTGCCATGCTGGGCGGGCTGCTAGCCGCTTGTTCGCGGAACACACCAACGCCGCGCCCACCAAAGCCGATTCAGGCCGACACGTTTGAAATCGGTCCGTTGACGCCGGTGACGATTGCTCCGGGCAAGGACTTGACGAAGTTTCTGCACAGCGACCATACCGAACAGGTAGATGCCCGGCTGAACTGTAACTACTGCCACGGCGTCGAAGCCAACCTTCAGAAGATGGCGCAGTATGCCGACAACCCCAAAGAAGCCAACAAACCCCCTTATCCGGGCCACGCCAGTTGTATGGCCTGCCACATGGCCGAGTTCACCCAAACGCAAGCCACGCCGGGTGGCACAGCCTCCGTGACAACGAAAGACGGACGAACCGGGCAGTGGTCAGGCATGTGCTATGTCTGCCACCAGCAGGTCGGGCTTGACAAGGAAGGGGTCAATGCCATGGACGTGTTCCCCGGAAGACTCAGCCACAACATCATCTTCACGGCCGAGCAGCACCGGGAACACATGGCTTACAGCTATCCATCCGACGTGCCAGACCAGAAACGGGCCGGTCAGAAGATGGACGACAAAACCTGCCAGGATTGCCACACCGTGCTACCGCGTCCGCAGCCGGGCGTGAACTTCGAGGCGCACACGACCTGCTACGCCTGCCACCGGACGAGCGCGTACCAGCCGCCAGCGCTCGGCGTCAAAAGCGAGGTCCAGCCGGGCGCCCAGGCTTCCGGCGCGTGCAACACCTGCCATGTGGCGACGACCGACCCCAAGGCGCTTCGGCCGCTCGAGGCTAAAATGCAGGGCGTACGGTCCTATTCGTTCAAATTCACGCACTACGCCCACCAGCAGGGCAAGTGTACGGATTGCCACAACCTCAACGGCACGTATGCCAACCAAGTTGGCACGCCACGCGCCAAGCAGCATCTGAGCGGCACGCGCTCATCCATCGGGCAAGGGTGTTTCAGTTGCCATGATGGCAGGCGCGTCTTTGGCGACCTCGATGCGAATGGGCAGGCGACGCAGGCGCACTGCTTGAAATGCCACACGCCTGGGCAGCTTGGTCCGCTGTTTGGCTCGCCAACCGCCGCCGTCAGCGGCGCGCGCGAAACCATCCGTTGACAGTGCGCCGCCGGGCCGGCATCACCGGCCGACGGCAAGTATCCAACCCCTTCTTTTCTGGCCCTTCTTTTCTGGCCCTTCTTTTCTGGGCATGACAGGCAAGCGGCGACTCGTGTATTGTCACTCACGCTTTGACCTGACCAACGTCGTCACCCCGGCAAGCATCAGATAGGGCGTCCATTGCGTGGATGTTGAACACGATGGTGATGCGTGTGGGTGAACCCTCCCCCGTCTGTGGATTTTCCCGCCCAGAGGAGCCAAAACAACACTATGAAACGATGGTTGATTGCGGTTTATATGCTCAGCGCCGGCTGGTTAGTGCTGGCACCAACGATGGCCCGGCTCACCATTGCGGCTGCGCCATCCCTGACGAACGAAGATGCCAGCACGAAAATGCCGGGGAAAATGGTGTTTGACAACACCGAGAGCGACCCGCCGTTTTCAAAGTATGCCGGTTACAAGGACGACAAAGGCAAAGCGCCCTTTGATCACCAGCAGCACGTGGACTACCAGGGGTCAACCTGCGTCGTTTGCCACCACACCAACTCGAAAACACTGGTTGCCAAGGGTGACACGGCGAGCGAGCCGGTGATGAAGTGCACCGTGTGTCACACGGATCAGGACAAAGCCCCATCACCCGTCGAAGGCACCAACGAAGATCACAAATTCAAAGATGTACCGGCCGTAGAAGCCGAGACGGCCTATCACGGCGCTGACAACTCGAAGAGCGCCGCCAGCGAAGCCGGGTGTATTACGTGTCACAAGCGCCTGACCAAAGAATTTCCGAAAGCCGGTAAAGTGGTGTCATGTAGCAGTTGCCATACCGGGCAGGACTCCTAACCGGTTTAGCACCGCGCTGGGTTCTGCCATCGGCGTCAGGCCGTTCATCGGCATCGGGCGCTATGGCAGCCCAGCGTAACTGTTGGCACAGGAAGCCGTGGGTACAGTCTCCTTCAAAACCTTCCTCCTCGGTCTCGTGGTTGGCGCAGCGGGTGGTTATGGGGTGGGGCGGTGGTTGCCGTTGGATAGTGCAATCACCACCTCATCGCCACCGGCCGTCAGTTCGCCAGCAACGCCGCCACCGCTGGCCCCAGACCAACTCGGCGCACTACCGGCCAAACATCCACCGTTGGTTCCAGGTGGTGACGCCACCGAGTCGCCGGCCGTTGCGGCCGCCCGCCGGACGGCAGATACCGACATTGGCAACTACCTGGCGCAAATGGATGCGGCGGCCGCACTGTACCAAGCCGGACGCTTCGCTGACTCACTGGCCTACGCGCAGCGGGCGCGCAATCTTCGCCCTGACAGCGTGGATGCCCTGCTGGCCATCGGCGTGTCCCAAGCCGAGCTTGGGCAGTATGACGCCGCCGTGAAAACCCTCGAGCAAGCTGTGGCGCGGCGACCCACCGACGCCGACACCCAAACCGAACTCGCTTACGTTCATCTTCGCCGGAAAGCTTTTCGAGAAGCATTGGCAACGGCTGAACAGGCAGCCCGGCAAGCTGGCTACTCGGAGCGCGCCCTCGAAATCATCGCCCAAGCGGCTCTGGCGCTAGGCGAGCCGGCGCGCGCGCGGGCAGCGGTGGAGCGGCTCGCCGCCGTCAATCCGGGCAATCCGCGCCTTGCCGAACTGACGCGGTCGCTTGCGCCAGACAAAACGACGCCAGACAAGACGCCAGACAAAACGACGAAAGGAAAACCATCATGACCGACCACGCCGAGATCAATGCTGTAGTGCGTGCTCTGGCCAGGTCGCGGCGCGCGGTGCTCCGCCTGGGACTGACCGCCGGGGTCGGAAGTTGCCTGAGCAGTCTGGCTGCCGCCGGACAGCGCAGCCCACGTAACACCGATGCTGCCCTGCTCAACGCCGCCCTCGCGCTCGAACACGAGGCGATTGCGGCCTATGACGCCGGCGCGGGAACCGGGTTACTCAAAGGCGATATGCTCGACCTGGCCGCGCATTTTCAGAGCCAGCACCGCGCGCACCGCGACCTCCTCGTTGAAGAAGTCCGTAAACTCGGTGGTACACCGGCCGTCGCGCTGGCGAGCTACAGCTTCAAAGGCAAGGACGGCGCCCCGGTCGAACTCAAAACGGCCGAAGCCATTCTGGTGTTTGCCCTAGGCCTGGAAGCCGGCGCGGCGAGTGCCTACCTCAAGCTCCTCCCACAGTTGACCTCCAAACCCATGCTGCCCATCATCGCCGGTATTGCCTGCGACGAAGCCCAGCATGCAGCCGCCATTCGCCTCTTGCTGCGTCAGCAGCCGGCCCCGGATGCGGTGGTCAAATAGCCCTACGTTCCTTGAGCTAACTTGCGATTGAGCTGCCTTGTATGTCTGCCAAAGTCCTCATTGCCGAAGACGACCCCGCCTCGCGTACGCTTTTGCAAATTTGGCTGCGCCGGGATGGTTACGAGATCACCAGCGTCGATAATGGAAAAGCCGCGCTGGAAGCCGCTCGCCAGATACTGCCCGACCTCGTTCTATCGGACGTGATGATGCCGGAAATGGACGGCTTCGAGCTGTGTCGTCAGTTGCGCGCCGACCCACAGCTCGGCGAAGTGCCGATCGTACTCGTCACGACGTTGGCCGACAAAGCGTCACGCCTGCAGGGCATCGAGGCCGGCGCAGACGACTTTCTCAGCAAGCCGTACGACAACGCCGAGTTGCGTGCGCGCGTCCGCACGATTGCGCGGCTCAATCGCTACCGCTTACTGCTCCAGGAGCGCGAACAGCGCGCCGCCGAACGGGCGCAAGCTCAGTCCCGGCTCAAGGAACTGGCCGATTTGCTTGACCAGACGCATGATGCCATCGTGCAGATTGACGACCAGGGCAACATCGCCTTCTGGAGTGCCGGCGCGGCGCGGTTGTTTGGCTGGTCGCCCGATGAAATCCACGGACGCAATGCGGCCAAACTGCTCTTTCCCAAGGGTGACGGCCTGCCGCGGGATGCCTTGGCAGCAGTTGTCAGCCAGGGTGAGTGGACGAGCGAATACACGACCTACCGCCGCGATGGGCAGGAAATCACCTTGATGACGCGCTGGTCACTGGTGGCGCGCGCCGAAGACGGCGCGCGGTCGACACTGTTCATTGCCACCGACGTGACCGAGCAACGGCGCATCGAGCGCCAGTACTTGCGCGCGCAACGCATGGAAACCATCGGCATGCTGGCAAGCGGTATTGCCCACGACTTGAACAACATGCTGACGCCCATCGGCATTGGCATCGATCTGCTCCGGCAGCAGGGACTGGGCACTTCCATAGAGGATTTGCTGGACATGATGAACAACAGCGTCGAGCGCGGCGCGGCACTCATCAAGCAGGTGCTGTCCCTCGCGCGCGACGGCGGTGGTTCAGCAACGCTTGTGCAACCCAAACACATCCTGCGCGAAGTGGCGACTCTGGTCCGTGAAACCTTTCCCAAAACCATCACCATCCGGACGGACTTCGACGCTGACCTACGCCCCATCGAGAGCGATCCAACCGAACTGACCCAAGTGCTGCTCAACCTCTGTGTGAACGCCCGCGACGCGATGCCCGACGGCGGGGTTCTCACCATTCACCTGTACAACTTCGCCCCGGACGACGCCTGGCGCGCCGCTCAGCCAAGCGCGGTGTTTGACCAGTATGTCGTCATCGAGGTGGCAGACACTGGGATCGGCATTCCCTCGGAAATCCAACCGCGTATCTTTGAACCGTTGTTCACAACCAAGTCGCCGGATAAAGGCACCGGCCTAGGGTTGGCAACGGTTGCGTCAATTGTCGAGAAACGTCAGGGGGTCATCTCACTGGAAAGCGAGGTCGGCAGGGGAACGACCTTTCGCCTGTACTTTCCAGCCGCAGAAGTGTCTGAAACCAGTGCCAGTCCCACGCAAACCATTCCAACCGGCCGGGGTGAACTCATCCTGATTGCCGACACGGAAGCCTCGACGCTCGACCTGCTGCGCAACGTTCTCGAAACCAACGGCTACCGGGCCATAACCGCCCGGGATGACACCGAGCTGCTGACCGGTTTGCGCCAAAAACCGGCGGCGGCCATCATAGACGCCGATTTGCCCACGACCGGACCGGTCACCCTGGCGGATACGCTAGCGCACTACCCTGAGATTCCGATCATCGGGGTTTGCCCTGACACCACCGAAGCCTGCCGACACCGCCCCCAGGCGCTCACGGCCCAGAGTTGGCTGGGCAAGCCTTTCACGGCATTGCAGGTCTTGCGCGCCTTGCGGGATGTCCTGACCGGGCCGGCGGCGTGACGGTCCTGGCGGGGCTGGAAACAGGCCGCTCGTGGACGGCAGTGGCTCGTTGCCGGCGGCGAGTCGGGTTTCCCACGCGCAGCGGCAAACCGCAAACTAATCGGCCGGCTTGGTGCCAATGATGTCCTCTGGCTTGACGCCGCGCGCGATGCACCAGTCGGCGAACGGCTCGACGGCCGCTTCCGCCAGCTTGCGCCCAACCAGCCGCCGGAGGTGTTCGTCCAGCATGTCTGGCTCCCATCGCGCGTACACTTTCCGCCGATCGGAAGCCAGCAACGCTTCACGCTCTTTGGCGACCAGTTCTTTGAGTTCCGTTTTCTTGAGTTGCGCCAGCAACGCTTCGCCGGTCCGTTCGAGATGATCGAGATACCCCAGCTCGAGGTCCTGGACGCGCTCCTGAGAAGGCGAAGGAAAGAGCGGGCCGGCCTCACCCGCACCAACTCCCACTTCAGGGGCTTCCGACGCCTCAGCGGGCTTCTCAGCGCGAACGGAGGGCATCTTACCCGCCGGTCGGCGACGCTTCGGAGGTAGCTTCGGCAGGGCGTCCTGCCCGTTGACGATGAGCGTGTAAAGCAACCCGCCCGGATTGGCGAGGTCGCGCTGGCGGTATTGCCGGTCAAAGGTGGTGATGGCCTGCTCAATGGTTTCCAGCTTGCCCTGTAGCTCGAAGCTCTCCACCAACTTCTTGGCCACCGACCCAATCATGCCGCGCGCCATGAGCTGGCCCTCCAGGTGGAGCGCGACATCACGCACCGCGCGTTCTTCAGGCGAGAGGTCATCGTCGCACATGGCATCCATCACGTCGTAAATGGGCAGGGCCATTTGCTGGATGCGCGCCCCGAAGTCGAGGTTCTTGCGGAAGTGAATGGTTTCTTCCGCCAGCGTCCACTCGATCAAGAACTGTTTGGCCACCAACTCGTTCAGGGCCGGTTCGAGGCGCTGCATGATTTGCGAGACGTAGAGCAACTCGCGTGACATGCCGACGTGCTCAAATGCCAGCTTGCGCACATTGATGACGAAGTAATCGCCGCTGCCAAATTTCTTGTCGAGGTAGCGAAACAGACGCTTGGCAATCGGCGAGGTCAGGTTGAAGTAAAAATCCGCGTCGAGCTTTTTGAACAGCTTCTCACTCAGGCTCTGGGCAACCCGGTCGCTCCACATGACATAGCTTTTGGCTCCGGTGCGCTTGCCGGCGCCCTCGTCAAAAATTTTGAACTCCTGGATGATGCTCATCCCCACATCCACCAACCGGCCGCTGTGGCGGTCCACGTAGGCGTTTTTGGCTTCGATTCGGACGGCAGCCAGCTTGCGGAGCGAGCTTTCGAGTCGCTCATAGTGTTTGGCGTTCATGGGCCAGCCCAGCCGCCGGATGAGGTCATACCGGCTGAAGTACACCTTCTTTTGAGCGCCCTGTTCGTAAGAAAGCTCCATCAACGCCACATACACGTCTTCATCGGTGGTGCTGGGCAAGCCTTCAATGGGGTGCGGCATGACCGTCCACACCCGCTGGATTTCACGCCCATTCGACGTGATGTGCTCGGTGAAGGTCAGGTAGTTCTTGCTTTTCTGGGCGCGCTTGTCGAGCACGGCAATGGGGAACACAGCCAAGTTGAACTCATCCTGGGCAATGCGGATGACCTCTGGCTTTTCCCCATCCTCGCCGTCGCCGTGGGCTGTGGACGTGGCGAGTTCGGTTACAGGCAAACCTTCCGTCGCGCTTGGCTCACGTTTCTTTCGACGGCTTTGTTTTTCTGCCATGGCGGACAGTCCCGGTGATTGTCGTTCAGATGGCTGCTGCGACCAAGTTGGCGGTGGCCGCCGGGGCTTGCCACCGGTGCCCGAACAAGACCGAGCGCAGGGCTGTTTTTGCTTTAATTATCATCATTATCATTAATTATCATTAATTAGTTAATGGCAGCCAAAAGTTCTTTATTTTCAATAGTTTACAGGCGAATTTTTATGTCAAAGGTCAATAGTCCCCATGCCTTGACCTTTGACATAAGCGCCAAAAAGACCGGTTTTTTATGTCAAGGGTCAATAGTTTTATGTCAAAGGTCAATAGCGTTTATGTCAAAGGTCAATAGTTTTATGTCAAAGGTCAATAGCGTTTATGTCAAAGGTCAATAGTTCTTCATCCAGCTCACGTAACGTCGGCACAAAAACCCCAGAAATTGCACAAGACACAAGATGTTGTGGTACTTGGTGCTATATCTAGTGGTTTAGCCCAGGGGAATTTTTACGTCAAAGGTCAATAGTTTTATGTCAAAGGTCAATAGTTTTATGTCAAGGGTCAATAGTTTTATGTCAAAGGTCAATAGTTTTTATGTCAAAGGTCAATAGTCTTTACGTCAAAGGTCAATAGCACAAGATATGGGTTTGACAGACGCGATGCAGGGTGCAAAATAGCCCAACGCTTTGTTTTACTCAGTCGGCCTTCAAGTGGCGGTTTGAGATGACCGGCGACCATCACCGGCAAGCGTTTTATGCCAAAGGTCAATAAGCATTCTGACCTAGTGAAGCTTGCTTGGCGCGTGTCGCCGGCCGGGTTGGCGTCTCAAGTCAGCGTCGGGGCGAACGGCGACCGGACGCGATGTGACTGGAGACTCACTGTGGTGACGCGGCGAGCCGGGCAACTTGACTAGGTTCGTCTTGAGGAGGTGGCGGCTATGCGGGTGCGGGTATTGCCGAGTTTGGCTGATCCACGAAGTCAGTTGTTGATTACCTTCGTGGTCAATGACTGCCTGGCAATTGACGCCGGGGCGCTGGCGTTCCATTTGACCGGCGATGCGCTGTTGGCGGTTGAAGACATTGTGCTGACGCATGTGCACCTGGATCACATTGCCTCACTGCCCTTTATTTTTTCGGAGATGTTTGCTGACATCCGAACGCCGGTGCGCATCCATGCGACGGCGTCTGACATCGAGCGATTGCGGCGACACATCTTCAACAACGTGATTTGGCCCGATTTTACCCAAATCCGCAACGCGCATGGCGAATTGCTGACCTTCGTGCCTTTCGTGTGGCGACAGCCTTTCGAGGTAGCTGGTCTGCGCGTGACATCCGTTCCGGTCACGCATACCGTAGATACGGCTGGGATTATCATCGAAGACGCGCAGGGCGCGTGTGTGGCTTTTACCTCTGACACGGGGGTGACGGATGAGTTTTGGGAAGTGCTCAACGGATTGCCCCGGTTGGACGCCGTGTTTGTGGATGTGGCCTTTGACAACGCCAACGAGCCAGTGGCGACGGCTTCGCGCCATCTGTCGCCGCGGTTACTGGCCGCGGAGTTGGGCAAGTTGCAGTGCCAGCCGCAGGTGCTGGCCGTGAATTTGAAACCCTTTTGTCGCGAGCGCGTCACACGTGAGGTGATGGCGCTTGACCTGCCCAACGTACGGGTGGCGGCGCTGAACGTGGATTATACTTGGTAGCGTGCCCGGTAGGGCGCGCCAGGGGGGACGTTCCGGCGGCAGAGACTGGTGACCTGTGGAGAGGCAAATTTATGGGGTTTCCAAAAATCATTGTGACCGGTCCATCCGTTAGTGGGCGGGTTGATGAGTGCCGCAGGTTTCCGCTGGTGATTGGCCGCGCGACGAGTAGTGATGTCATCATTTCGGATGAACGGGCTTCGCGCTCGCATGCCAAGATCGAAGCCCTGCCGGACGGTAGCTATCGGTTGATTGATCTGGAAAGTCGCAACGGGACGATGCTCAACGACAATGTGATCGCAGGGTCGGTCCGCTTGCGAGATGGCGATACCATTGTCATCGGCAGCCACCGATTGGTTTTTCAGTTGCCGTCCAAAACGGTAGATGTGCGGTATGATGACAAGCCACTTTCAGGCACGGTTAGGCTTCAGAATGCGGCTGAGTTATTGGCGCTCGGGCGTTCGGGGGACGTGACCGGCAAGCCATCGAGCAGTTTTCGCGCGGTCGCCGCCCCCAACCCGCAAGACGTTACCCTGAGCGCCAAACAGCTCCATCTGCTTGAAAAGCGAAGCCAGATTCTCAGTTTGTTTTATGACTTCAACAAGCGCGTGGCGCGGGAGTTTGACATTGCCACGATCTATGCGGAGGTGGCGCGTCAGGTGTTTGAAATCTCGAACGCCGGACGGGTTATCATCGGAAAGATTGGCGCCGATAACCTGCCCACCGTCGAGTGGGGGACGTATCGGGATGATCTCATGCGCGCCACCTACGCCTCGGTTCCGATTAGCCGGACGGTCATTCGCACGGTGATGCAGGAACGGGTTTCCCTTTTGAGTCGGGACATGAGCAATGTCAAGGGCACCGCGATTCTGGGCGTCCAGTCACTGATGTGCGTTCCGATGTTGGGACAGGAAGACACGCCGCTGGGCGTGATTTATGCCGACAGCCTGCATTTGGACGGCTTCACGGAAGACGACGTGGATTACCTGACCGGGTTGGCTTCGACGGTGGCGCTCACGCTCGAAAACATCATGGCGCACGAGCGGCTCTTGCACGAGGCGGAGGCGCGCACGGCCTATCGTCGGTTTTTGCCGCCACATGTCGTGGACCAGATCATGGAAGACCCGGACAGCCTTCAGTTGGGCGGAGTCAACCAAGTCGTGACCACCATGTTTGCCGACATCCGTGGTTTCACGACGCTTTCCGAGCGCAAGTCGCCCCATGAGATTGTCGCCATCTTGAATAACTACTTCGAGCGGGCAGCCACGGCGATCTTTCGCCATGGCGGATCGCTCGACAAGTTTATTGGCGACGGCATCATGGCGTTGTTTGGTGCGCCCCAGCCGAGCGACCGTGACCCGGTCAACGCCGTTCAAGCGGCGATAGCGCTCCAGGAAGTCATCGAGCAGGTCAACGCTGACCTTGCCGCGCAAGGCTCGGATTTGCGCCTGAGTATTGGCATTGGCATCAACACCGGAGAAGTCACGGCCGGCTACATTGGTTCCAAGCTGCGGACGGATTACACCGTCATTGGCGATGCCGTGAACTTGGCCGCGCGCTTGGAATCCAACGCCAAGCCAGGACAAATTTTGATGGGTGAGACGACTGCCCAGTGTTTGCGCGCGCTGGCGCGCCAGAGTATCGAGTTTGCCGAGGGCGAACGCGAGTTCGCCTTTGTCCCACTGGGGGGAATGAAGGTCAAGGGGAAGCTCAACGAAGTCAAGGTCTATCGCGTCTTGTGGGGCGAGGAATTGGCTACGCTTGGGGACACTTCAGAAAGCGGAACGCCGCCAGTGCTTTTCCGCAGCGCCACGACGAATCCGGTTTTTCTGGAGTCCGAGACGATTGCGCGTCCGCAGTTGGACTGGGGTACCATCCGGCGTGATCCACGCCGCCAAGTCTCGATTCCGGTGGTGGTGACGGGCGCGGACGCGCATGGAAACACTTTCGAGCAGGCGACCGAAACGATTGATGTCAGTCCGTCCGGTGCCTGTATTCGGCTGGCGCAGCCGCTCACCATTCCTTCGTCGCTATCGCTTTTGGTGCCGAGCTACGGTTGGCGCGGAGAAGTAATTGTGCGCAAGCTGACCCGTGACCCACAGGGGTATCTCGTGGGCGTCGAGATCGTTGGTCAGGGACCTCAGTGGTAGCCGCAGTAGAAGACAGAACAATGACGTCAACCGGGCGGCTTTTCTCAAAGCGGAAAAGGCGCAACCTGCCTGTGGGCCATCCCAGATGGCGGCGTGAAGTTTCAACCTAGCTGCCTTACGAGCCAAGGCGAACGCGGACCTTGCGGAGGCGTTCAGGGACTTTTGAAAGAACCTCTTTCAAGGAAGGGCCGGGCCTGGACGATGTAGAGCCGCCCCTGGTACGTCAGCCACTCAATATCCTGAGTGACACCGCCGAAAAGTCGTTCGATGGCGCGGGCCGTCTGTCCCAGTTGGCGAATCATCGCAGCCGTCAGGACGGGCTGATCAGAAACACCCGGCACTTCCTTCAATCCGCCTTTTATATCAAAGGTCAATATGGCTTCATCATCGGCGCGGGTCAGCACCAGCGCCGAATCGCTTTGCGGGCGGTAGATGATCTGTTCGGGAACCCGGCGACCTTCGACGACCCGCAGCCCCAAGCCGCGTTTGGCGTTGATGTAAATGCCCTCGGTGTCACGTCGGTCAAAGGGGTTGGTGGTCACGAGGACACCGGCGCTATCCGCGTTAATGCCTTCCTGAATGAGAACGGCCGGATACACGGCCAAGTGGTCAATCCGGGCGGCTTCACGGGCTTCAAAGGCTTCAAAGTTCCAAATCGAGGCCCAGACCGTCTTGATGGCCGTAATGAGGGCTTCGTCATCGCGGACGTTAGGGACCGTCGTGTAAAGTCCGGCTCCGCTGAAATCCGGCAGGTCCTCGGCATTGGTCGAGCTACGCGCGAAAAGCCCGACGCCGCGATACTCACGGCGAACTTTGGTCAAAATTGCCCGCCGGAGTGCCGGATCAAATGGCGCGGCGACCATGAAGTCGCGCAGCTTGGCCAGTTCGACCTGCCGGGTTTGCGGGTCGTGATGAAATTGGTCGTCGTTGAGCAGCGCCAGCACGCGGTCTTCAATGCCATGCCGGTCGGCAAACGCTTTGTAGTGCGCGAAGGGAATGGAGAAGCCACGCGGCACGGTCACGTTCGGAAGCCGTGCCTGGGCCACTTCGCCCAAGTTGGCCGATTTCGCGCCGAAACGAATGACATCCTGCGCCCGCTGGCGGTGCAGGTCGGTCAGGCTTCGCCACCGGAGGTCGGCGCGTGGCAGGCGCAGTTCGCGGCTCAGGGCGCGTTCCCGTTCGGATTCGACGATTTGCTCGGCGGGTTCAATGGTGATGCCGTCCTCGGTAACGACGACCGTCACCCACCGATCAACTAGGCTGCGAAAGCGCGTGTCGGCGTCCTTGACGTAGGCATTGGGAATGCCCCACCCTTTCGCCAAAAGATTCAAGTGCGACAGTGGCGCGCCCGGCTGCGTTACGATGATGCCCCGCAGGGGGGTGGTCGAAAGCGGGGTTTCCTTGAAAATCACGATGTCTTCGCGCTCAAAGGGCTGTGGCGGCGGCAACTGCTCGACCAGCCGCAGAATGCCGACGGCCTGACCAGGGTTGAGTGGAAGAAAGGTTGTTGCGGGGAGCGCTTCCTCGGCGCGGACGCTTGGCACGTCAGGCAGATGCGCCGCAATTTCCTCGTGCCGCCGGGCGTTGGCCTTGAACGTCAAGGGCGCGAAGAACGTGGCCGTCAGCCGTTCGTGAGCGTAGGCCAGTAGCCCCGGCGTCAGCAGGTCGCCCTCCCAAAACTCATACGTGAACCGCTCCAGGCGCGGCTGCCAAGCCATCGTGCCAAGCAGAAACCGGCGCCGCTCGTTGGTGTAGTTCTTGCGCAGAAACACATCGCCGGCGTCAAGCGTCAGGTACGTCGCCCGCGCAAAATCGCTGTGAAACCGAAAGCGCCTTGAGTTGGCGTAGTACACCTGGCCATCCGCGCAGTTGATGACGAACAGGATGCTCGGCGCGGTGGCGTTTCGGCCCGATGGCGTCAACCGCGCCAGCCGGTCGAAGTCGGCGCGTGTCATCTGGGTAACGTAGTCCGGGGCAGATGGGTCGTCCGGTTCGGACGCGCGGTTGTCCATCACTGGCGCTTGCGCGGTCGTCTGACCGGTGAGAGCCAGCGGGAACAGCGCGCCGAGCGCGACCACCAAGCTGAAGACACAGTGCAGCGCAACGCTCATCAGGCTTTTGGGCGAAACACGGTGATATGGGCGGCATTGCCAGTGATATAGGGGCCGCCAATCAGGTCAATACAGTAGGGAATGGCTGGAAAGACGGCTTCAAGACATTCCCGAATGGACTTGGGCTTGCCCGGCAGGTTGACGATCAGGCAACGCCCGCGAATCCCAGCCGTCTGACGGGACAAAATGGCCGTCGGCACATACTTGAGCGATACGGCACGCATCAGCTCACCGAACCCAGGAAGCATTTTGTCGCAGACGGCTTCGGTCGCTTCTGGTGTGACATCGCGTGGGGCCGGACCCGTGCCGCCGGTCGTGACAACCAGACAGCAACCCTCCACGTCGGCAAGCTGCCGGAGTTCGGCTTCGATACGGGGCTGCTCATCGGGCACGAGGCGCGGCAGGGGCGTCCAGTCGTCGGCAATATAATCGCGCAGAACGGCTACAATGGCCGGGCCAGACTCATCTCGATATACGCCCTGACTGGCCCGATCCGAGATGGTCAGAATGCCGATGGTAATGGTGGGGTGCGCCATAGACTGCTGCTTTGCCTTTAATCTGTCTGTGTGTTGCGATATTCATTTTGCCAGCGCGATCAAGTCATATGCTCAGAAACACCGGCTTTGATTGTCGGGTAGAATGCTTTAGAGTGCGCCTCAATTCTAGCTTTTGATC from Chloracidobacterium validum includes the following:
- the mog gene encoding molybdopterin adenylyltransferase, translated to MAHPTITIGILTISDRASQGVYRDESGPAIVAVLRDYIADDWTPLPRLVPDEQPRIEAELRQLADVEGCCLVVTTGGTGPAPRDVTPEATEAVCDKMLPGFGELMRAVSLKYVPTAILSRQTAGIRGRCLIVNLPGKPKSIRECLEAVFPAIPYCIDLIGGPYITGNAAHITVFRPKA